In Brachypodium distachyon strain Bd21 chromosome 2, Brachypodium_distachyon_v3.0, whole genome shotgun sequence, one genomic interval encodes:
- the LOC100826127 gene encoding uncharacterized protein LOC100826127 — MAASKLPEEKSLIGGAADNLQDGKKVGRLRWPGFVHFFFLLTVVTCAFVYAPRFFLAPSTSGVVASVDFFAPAKAAMSSSSPPPSSSSSTPQAALLPPPPSSSSNSSSTPQAALSPPPQPSSSSTNSTVRAGGGQDHADGGGGGGGDNASSSSSGDDEDLVLDNQVGSPCESMGKHGRICCDRSDFNTDVCFMSGDVRTHAASLSFLLFNANATVEEQRIRPYTRKWERHLMASIHEVRLRAPTASESETSKCDVVHEAPALVMTAGGYTGNLFHAFNDGFLPAWLTSSHLRHGVVLAVLAYNPWWAGTFRELISELSGRRGVVDLVHDTRTHCFPAGAIVGSRFHGVLSVDPARTRDHKSLLDFHTFLARAYEADNAALKQEEQQGRRPRLGILARKGNRVIENQGAVARLAESIGFEVSILETANGAPLSASYAAVSACDVLLGVHGADLTKLLFLRPSNNTNSNSTAAVLQIAPLGVGPIARGCYAEATVSMGLRYEQYDVVAGESSLRLKYAADDVIVADPETAKKGAGWELVAKVYLGSQNVTLDLDRFGDTLRDLHSAILAAAAPGPAARP; from the coding sequence ATGGCCGCCTCGAAGCTGCCCGAAGAGAAGAGCCTgatcggcggcgcggcggacaATCTGCAGGACGGGAAGAAGGTGGGCCGGCTGAGGTGGCCCGGCTTCGTgcacttcttcttcctcctcaccgtcGTCACCTGCGCGTTCGTCTACGCGCCGCGCTTCTTTCTGGCGCCGTCCACGTCGGGTGTGGTGGCCAGCGTCGACTTCTTCGCGCCGGCGAAAGCCGCCAtgtcatcgtcgtcgccgccgccgtcgagcagcagcagtacacCGCAAGCCGCcttgttgccgccgccgccgtcgagcagcagcaacagcagcagtacACCGCAAGCCGccctgtcgccgccgccgcagccgtcgAGCAGTAGTACTAATAGCACAGTGCGCGCCGGAGGGGGACAAGATCAtgccgatggcggcggcggcggcggcggcgacaatgcgtcttcttcttcgtcagGGGATGATGAAGATCTCGTCCTGGACAACCAGGTGGGGTCCCCGTGCGAGTCCATGGGCAAGCACGGCCGCATCTGCTGCGACCGGTCGGACTTCAACACGGACGTCTGCTTCATGTCCGGCGACGTGCGCACCCACGCCGCCTcgctctccttcctcctcttcaacgCCAACGCCACCGTGGAAGAGCAGAGGATCCGCCCCTACACGCGCAAGTGGGAGCGGCACCTCATGGCGTCCATCCACGAGGTCCGCCTCCGCGCGCCCACAGCCTCCGAATCAGAAACCTCCAAGTGCGACGTGGTGCAcgaggcgccggcgctggtGATGACGGCGGGGGGTTACACGGGGAACCTGTTCCACGCCTTCAACGACGGGTTCCTCCCGGCCTGGCTCACCTCCTCCCACCTCCGCCATGGCGTCGTGCTCGCCGTGCTCGCCTACAACCCCTGGTGGGCCGGCACGTTCCGCGAGCTCATCTCGGAgctctccggccgccgcggagtCGTGGACCTGGTCCACGACACGCGCACCCACTGCTTCCCGGCAGGCGCCATCGTCGGGTCCCGCTTCCACGGCGTGCTCTCCGTCGACCCCGCCCGCACCCGCGACCACAAGTCCCTCCTCGACTTCCACACCTTCCTCGCCAGAGCCTACGAAGCGGACAACGCAGCCCTGAAACAAGAGGAACAACAAGGGCGGCGTCCGAGGCTGGGGATCCTGGCGAGGAAAGGGAACCGGGTGATCGAGAACCAGGGCGCCGTGGCGCGCCTCGCAGAGTCCATCGGGTTCGAGGTCTCCATCCTTGAGACGGCCAACGGCGCGCCGCTGTCGGCATCGTACGCGGCCGTGAGCGCCTGCGACGTGCTCCTCGGCGTCCACGGCGCCGACCTCACcaagctcctcttcctccgcccAAGCAACAacaccaactccaactccacggcggcggtgctccAGATCGCGCCGCTGGGGGTCGGGCCGATCGCGCGCGGGTGCTACGCGGAGGCGACCGTCTCCATGGGGCTGCGCTACGAGCAGTACGACGTGGTGGCCGGCGAGAGCTCGCTGAGGCTCAAATACGCGGCGGACGACGTGATCGTGGCTGACCCGGAGACGGCCAAGAAAGGCGCCGGCTGGGAGCTCGTGGCCAAAGTGTACCTCGGCAGCCAGAACGTGACGCTGGATCTTGACAGGTTCGGGGACACGCTCAGGGACTTGCACTCTgccatcctcgccgccgccgctccaggGCCTGCTGCGCGTCCATGA